DNA sequence from the Hoylesella buccalis ATCC 35310 genome:
GGCACGCAGCGCGACCTTGACCTCATCGCACAGACGGTTATCGAGCGAGTGTACGGCCAACGGTACGATGAGGATGGCTTCAGCATCGTCATGGAGAAGAAAGAACCGAAACAAATTACCTGCCGAGGAGCCTTGATGCAAGTGGCTGACAGTACCGGTTGCGAACATGTTCACCAATTGAACCGACTGATGGACAGCTTTGACAGCTCCGTGAAGTACAACTATACCATGCTTAGTCAGGAAACGCTGCGCTACGAAGATATGGAAAAGGAGGAAGTTTGTGCAGCCATCGTTGAGCAGGTGCGCCAATTCAATGACTTCTTCTGCCAGCTCTGCGATGACATTCATGTGGTAGACAGGTTGTTGGTTGACAACCATAGTCTGCAATTGTTTAAGCAATTGGTTAACAAAGACTTGATGCATCACTTGGTGAATGGCTGGAACTTCGTTAACAAGAATCAAGACGACAAGAATGGCAGTGACCCCGTTGAGGACACCTTATTCTTCTATCCGATTATTGGCAGTATTCGGGATAATTTGATTGAGAACCTATAAAAACGCGGGAAGGTAAAGACTTATGTTTGAAGGACAGATTGAACGGCAGATACAACAGCAACTCGAACCCTATGAGGAGCGCATCGCAAAGTTGGAGAAGCACCTTGTTGCGTTGCGGGATCAGGTAAAACAGCTGACCGCTGCGCTGCAACAAATGCAGGAGCAACAGGAACACAAGTCCACGACCGAACGTGATACCGCCGATTCGTTGGAACTACAGACAGGCGTTGAGCTTCAGCGCGAACAACCCCACCAGATGGCCACATCCTCGCCATCAGCCAGTCGTGTCTGTTATTTGCCGGCGCCAAGCAGTGACGGCTGTTTCAACAGCGCATCACCTACCGAGCAGATTGGCAAAAGTATCTACCAGCTCACAACCACAGACGGTGTGAACGGCACGTTCATCATGTTGAACAGTCCGGATGCCATTGCCACGGCCATGATCAGCGTTTCGCAGTTTGTCAAGCCGGTGTGCAAGGTCGTTGGCAACGCCAGTGTCTATCCTCGTTCCATCGAAACGGTTGACGAAGGGTCGGCCGTGTTCGAGAATGGAATATGGCGTGTGGTGAACAAGGCGGTGGTGAAATTTGATTAGTGATTGACTCGTTTTTTCAAACTCTTATCTATTGGCGTCCAAACTCATTGCTATTGGATGCCAAACTCATTGCTATTGGATGCCAAACTCATTGCTATTGGATGCCAAACTCATTGCTATTGAAATCCTATTAGATAGCTATTGGTTACTCATTGATGCACAATTAGTTAGAATACTCTTATTGAAAGTAAACCCATTGATATGCAAGTAAAATGTCCCAAGTGTAGATTTCGTTACGACATCACAGCTCCGAATGGTATGTCAGAGATAGCCTGTGTGTGTCCCAGATGTGGACAGCCCTTCACGTATCTCATGGAGGATGCAGCTGACCAACAGACTGAACCTCCGATATCTGATCAGGATGCAGTTGTTGAGGAAGCGACAAGCGATGTTCCCGCTGCGCAGACGGACACGCCAACCGATACTTCTGCGATAGGGGCAACGCGCACTACAACAAAAAGACCTGCCGGTAGTTCTGAAAATCTTAGTTGGCAGCGAATGAATACACCTCGTGACAATGCTGTAAGAAAGAATCATTCGCCCATGACAGGCAACGGCAACGAGCAGAATCAGAAGCGAGGTGGTTTCTTCCGTTCGTGTTTCTTCCTGTTCTTTGTCATTCTTTTGGTACTGGTGTTGACTGTCAGAAGTTGTTGGAAATCAGCTCGCACCGATCGGTTGGACAGCTCTTCTTTGGCCGATGACAATACGGAATATCGCCTTGATCAGGAGCATGACGTGTCATCTTCACATGCTGAGGTTGACCCTTTTGAAGAAATTCATCCCGGAAAAGCCCCCAGTTGGATACAAGGAACATGGACATACGGAACAGATTATGGGGTCATCAAGTTGACCATCAACGATAAAAAAATCACGGAGAGCATTGGCGATGAGACCGTCAGTGGAACGTTTTATTATGAAAACCGACGTTTGGTCTGCGATTTTGGCGATCCCAACAACATCACCATTTACCGACTTGACACCGAACGTCAGCAGATTGATGCTGGCAACGGCATGCTCATGGAGAAAGAACCATAGGCTGTTGCCGTTGCATTGCAGTACAACTTTATCACATCTGTTTCATCTTAGTAGAGGAGAGTGCTGATTTCTTAGATTTGATTTCTTGTCTGACATAGCTGGAATATGTAGCTTCTGGAATGATTGAGTGGGTTTCATGAACACGCCACCAGATGATTATCTAGGTGGGAATCACTTTATGTGTACGTGTAATCCAAATAAAACAACCACTCATAGTTTTGCCTTTTTTTAGTTGTCGATGTTAGTTGGATTCATCCATCCTAACTGTCGATATGTGCAAAACCACGAGTGGTTGTTGGTTTATGTGAGATTTGTGCGGTTTGAATCAGGTG
Encoded proteins:
- a CDS encoding zinc-ribbon domain-containing protein; its protein translation is MQVKCPKCRFRYDITAPNGMSEIACVCPRCGQPFTYLMEDAADQQTEPPISDQDAVVEEATSDVPAAQTDTPTDTSAIGATRTTTKRPAGSSENLSWQRMNTPRDNAVRKNHSPMTGNGNEQNQKRGGFFRSCFFLFFVILLVLVLTVRSCWKSARTDRLDSSSLADDNTEYRLDQEHDVSSSHAEVDPFEEIHPGKAPSWIQGTWTYGTDYGVIKLTINDKKITESIGDETVSGTFYYENRRLVCDFGDPNNITIYRLDTERQQIDAGNGMLMEKEP